In one window of Candidatus Scalindua sp. DNA:
- a CDS encoding IS1634 family transposase, translating to MYTLSQEEAIATIQSKTSRGYKYWYIVESRRVNGKPRPIVLAYLGKANDLLRRLQGLTEGLRLKSYSHGAVAALLNVAHKLDVTTIINKHINAQRPYMSEKPTRNNLTAGITFLLGSIGRICMPTSKRDWWNWAKTTTCEYLLRCSLSKIDSQHYWDLMDALPVESIPEIEHELLDNAFNTYGLKSDTLFFDTTNFFTYIDSTNMRCAIAQRGKNKQKRCDLRQVGLAMVVTREDMIPVFHHAYEGNMNDTKVFKIVIEKIKGRIKESGLNTKMHTVVFDRGNNSKVNLVIVKKLQLHYVGALTPYHHKELVNDAMENFQELEVDGKNIWIYRDKRIIWQEERAVIVFISERLKSGQIRGIYQSLGKAEKQLQQLQESLSKPKAKKRDRKQLEDKITNIVKGQFIKDIIDWSLNGTSEGKFCLEFTINQARLGEIEKKLGFRILMTDRHEWETVEIIKTYYGQSMIEQSFKNLKNPYHLALRPQFHWTDQKIKVHFFICVLGYLLATIVWREARTKAQFRGTLDRLIDTLNNVRLAAILEDSKTRGRVKAAYKLEEMSDAEEVIIKALEVKDAHNNRTKFKGVSVYN from the coding sequence ATGTATACACTAAGTCAGGAGGAAGCTATCGCCACCATTCAATCAAAAACCTCAAGAGGCTACAAATACTGGTATATAGTTGAATCCAGACGCGTAAACGGAAAACCAAGACCAATCGTATTGGCATATCTTGGTAAAGCCAATGACCTGTTGAGAAGGCTACAGGGCCTTACAGAAGGGTTACGGTTAAAATCATATTCGCATGGCGCTGTGGCAGCACTACTCAATGTCGCCCATAAATTAGATGTCACTACTATAATAAACAAACATATAAACGCTCAAAGGCCTTATATGTCCGAAAAACCTACAAGAAACAATCTGACAGCAGGGATTACCTTTTTGTTGGGATCAATAGGACGGATTTGCATGCCTACCAGTAAAAGAGACTGGTGGAACTGGGCAAAGACAACTACCTGCGAATACTTGCTCAGGTGCAGTTTGAGCAAAATAGATAGCCAGCATTATTGGGATTTGATGGACGCTCTGCCTGTAGAATCAATACCAGAAATTGAACACGAGTTGCTCGATAATGCTTTCAATACATATGGCCTGAAGAGTGATACTCTTTTTTTTGACACGACAAATTTCTTTACCTACATTGATAGCACAAATATGAGGTGCGCGATTGCACAGCGAGGCAAAAACAAACAAAAGAGATGCGACCTTAGACAGGTAGGGCTGGCTATGGTGGTTACGCGAGAAGATATGATTCCTGTGTTTCATCATGCTTATGAAGGCAACATGAACGATACGAAAGTTTTTAAAATCGTTATAGAAAAGATAAAGGGCAGAATAAAAGAATCAGGCTTGAATACAAAGATGCACACGGTTGTCTTTGACCGTGGAAACAATTCCAAGGTGAACCTGGTAATTGTGAAAAAACTGCAACTGCATTATGTTGGTGCGCTCACCCCTTATCATCACAAGGAGTTGGTAAATGATGCTATGGAGAATTTCCAGGAGCTTGAAGTTGATGGTAAGAATATATGGATTTACCGGGACAAACGAATTATTTGGCAAGAAGAGAGGGCCGTTATTGTTTTTATCTCAGAGAGATTAAAGAGTGGGCAGATAAGGGGAATATATCAATCACTGGGAAAGGCAGAAAAACAGTTACAGCAATTGCAGGAATCTTTGTCTAAACCAAAGGCAAAGAAGCGGGACAGGAAACAATTGGAAGATAAAATAACAAATATCGTTAAAGGGCAATTTATAAAAGATATTATTGATTGGTCGTTAAATGGGACATCAGAAGGCAAGTTTTGTTTAGAGTTTACAATCAATCAAGCAAGACTTGGTGAAATAGAGAAGAAATTGGGATTCAGGATTCTCATGACAGACCGTCATGAATGGGAAACTGTTGAAATTATAAAAACTTACTATGGACAATCTATGATTGAACAATCTTTTAAGAACCTTAAAAATCCTTACCACCTTGCACTTAGACCTCAGTTCCATTGGACAGATCAGAAAATCAAGGTGCATTTCTTTATTTGTGTACTCGGGTATCTCCTTGCCACAATAGTGTGGAGAGAGGCGAGGACGAAGGCTCAATTCAGGGGGACTTTAGATAGATTGATTGACACCCTGAACAATGTGAGGCTTGCTGCAATACTGGAAGACTCAAAGACAAGGGGAAGAGTCAAAGCGGCATATAAGTTGGAAGAAATGTCTGATGCGGAAGAAGTGATAATTAAAGCACTGGAGGTTAAAGATGCACACAATAATCGAACAAAGTTTAAGGGTGTTAGTGTATACAATTAG
- a CDS encoding DUF4258 domain-containing protein, giving the protein MKQKVISAANKHILFLPHAIKQMSRPDRMITTDEVHKTILHGEVIEEYTDDPRGESCLIFHTPSKRPVHVVSAPRADYLVIVTAYLPEPNQWSTDFKTRR; this is encoded by the coding sequence ATGAAACAAAAGGTCATTTCCGCTGCAAACAAGCATATTCTTTTTTTACCGCATGCGATCAAACAAATGTCCCGACCAGACAGAATGATTACCACCGATGAAGTACACAAAACGATTTTACATGGCGAGGTAATAGAAGAATACACGGATGATCCAAGAGGAGAGAGTTGTTTAATATTCCATACGCCAAGTAAACGACCTGTGCACGTAGTGTCTGCTCCAAGAGCAGATTATTTAGTAATAGTTACCGCTTATTTACCAGAACCAAACCAGTGGTCGACAGATTTCAAAACAAGGAGATAA
- a CDS encoding YgiT-type zinc finger protein, translating into MECFHCKGKMVKGKAPFSVDRNGYHISWDSIPAWVCTQCGEPFFEENEVTHIQKALQKVDQETVTLTSQRT; encoded by the coding sequence ATGGAATGTTTTCACTGTAAAGGTAAAATGGTTAAGGGTAAAGCCCCCTTCAGCGTGGATAGGAATGGCTACCATATTTCCTGGGACTCTATCCCTGCATGGGTATGTACTCAATGCGGAGAACCATTTTTTGAGGAAAATGAAGTTACTCATATCCAAAAAGCACTACAAAAGGTTGATCAAGAAACTGTAACATTAACATCACAAAGAACCTGA
- a CDS encoding transporter, whose product MLRTKRIQMITTLFFSYFFIVCLPVNAHHGGVSTAFGPGAPIETASPMTLGKGRFLLYERMEYVPFRNRDNAEPENVDTFTFFNTLVGFGVTDALSLYLTMPAAIKEQDSLGKSRGIGDLEFMAQYGFKYGERDGIRGFYQNGLEDTQGARHTMDDLKMSLTGSISAPTGTTSNRDDFGNKFDIGMQPGFGSPSFSLGFSASRLMLPHFTLTADTSFRTFSKHNDSKAGNEIRFNMAGGYEIFENQDGFLSRLDIIAEANLLHLTKDKGEDGETDHDSGGTILYLSPGVRASFGKHVSIGALMKIPTWQDLNNESVQQGSEGLEDYRAIVTLTISF is encoded by the coding sequence ATGTTACGAACAAAACGGATTCAAATGATAACAACTCTTTTTTTCTCTTATTTTTTCATAGTATGTTTACCGGTAAATGCTCATCATGGGGGAGTATCAACGGCATTTGGTCCCGGAGCACCTATCGAAACGGCTTCTCCAATGACATTAGGTAAGGGAAGGTTCCTATTATACGAAAGGATGGAGTATGTTCCATTCAGAAACAGGGATAATGCGGAACCCGAAAACGTTGACACTTTTACTTTTTTTAACACCCTTGTGGGTTTTGGCGTTACTGACGCTCTGTCACTTTACCTGACGATGCCGGCAGCCATAAAGGAGCAGGATAGTCTGGGAAAATCCAGAGGAATCGGTGATCTGGAATTCATGGCACAATATGGTTTTAAATATGGAGAAAGAGATGGGATTAGAGGCTTCTATCAAAACGGACTGGAAGACACACAAGGCGCTCGCCATACTATGGATGATCTGAAGATGTCATTGACAGGGAGTATTTCAGCGCCTACAGGAACCACTTCAAACCGTGATGATTTTGGTAATAAATTCGATATTGGCATGCAACCGGGCTTTGGATCGCCATCATTTTCTCTTGGCTTTTCAGCATCCAGGCTTATGCTCCCTCATTTTACCTTGACGGCAGATACATCATTCAGGACGTTTTCAAAACATAATGACAGCAAAGCTGGCAATGAAATTCGTTTCAATATGGCTGGGGGGTATGAAATCTTTGAGAATCAAGACGGGTTTCTTTCCAGACTGGATATTATTGCTGAAGCAAATCTTTTGCATCTAACAAAAGACAAGGGAGAAGATGGGGAAACCGACCATGATAGCGGTGGTACGATCCTCTATCTCTCTCCTGGTGTCAGGGCTTCATTTGGTAAACATGTAAGTATTGGCGCCTTAATGAAAATCCCAACATGGCAGGACTTGAATAACGAATCTGTTCAGCAGGGTTCTGAAGGTCTTGAAGATTATAGGGCGATAGTTACATTAACAATTTCTTTTTAA
- a CDS encoding DUF4160 domain-containing protein, with protein MPKIFEQDGYKFFFYSNEHRPIHVHVRYGGGEAVFSCENAVELRESYGLKVNELARAQNLAEEHQNLIKEKWHEHLD; from the coding sequence ATGCCCAAGATTTTCGAACAAGACGGTTACAAGTTCTTCTTCTACAGCAATGAGCACAGGCCAATTCACGTACATGTTCGTTATGGTGGCGGTGAAGCTGTCTTCAGCTGCGAAAATGCAGTGGAACTTCGGGAATCATACGGCCTGAAGGTAAATGAGCTTGCACGAGCCCAAAATTTGGCGGAAGAACATCAAAATCTTATTAAGGAGAAATGGCATGAGCACCTTGATTGA
- a CDS encoding DUF2442 domain-containing protein — MSTLIDTARSACFRDGEIVIRMKSGSELRFSVVKNLRLAKGTAKQLNNIEISPFGIHWPDLDEDLSFRGILDGDYGQRRTKG, encoded by the coding sequence ATGAGCACCTTGATTGATACGGCGCGTTCAGCTTGTTTTCGTGACGGTGAAATTGTCATCCGTATGAAGAGCGGCTCCGAGTTGCGCTTTTCCGTGGTGAAGAACTTGCGCCTCGCAAAAGGAACTGCAAAACAGTTGAACAATATTGAGATTTCACCCTTCGGTATCCATTGGCCTGATTTGGATGAGGATCTTTCATTTAGAGGGATTTTAGATGGAGACTACGGTCAGCGTCGAACAAAAGGATGA